In Streptomyces sp. NBC_00483, a single window of DNA contains:
- a CDS encoding ABC-F family ATP-binding cassette domain-containing protein has protein sequence MAVNLVNVENVSKVYGTRALLDGVSLGVQEGDRIGVVGRNGDGKTTLIRMLAKLEESDTGRVTHNGGLHLGVLTQHDSLDPKATVRHEVIGDMADHEWAGSAKIRDVLTGLFGGLDLPGFPQGLDTVIGPLSGGERRRIALAQLLIAEQDLIVLDEPTNHLDVEGIAWLAQHLRARRSALVCVTHDRWFLDQVCTRMWDVQKGDVYEYEGGYSDYVFARAERERIAATEESKRQNLMRKELAWLRRGAPARTSKPRYRIEAANELIADVPEPRDKSELMKFANARLGKTVFDVEDVTVQAGPKVLLKHLTWQLGPGDRVGLVGVNGAGKTSLLRALDEAARSEGDVQPAAGKIAVGKTVRLAYLSQDVTELPATLRVLEAVQQIRDRVDLGKGREMTAGQLCEQFGFAKDKQWTPVGDLSGGERRRLQILRLLMDEPNVLFLDEPTNDLDIETLTQLEDLLDGWPGSMVVISHDRFFLERTTDNTYALLGDATLRMLPRGVDEYLERRQRMIEAASPAPAAAPAAAEKVGPSAATGSSKDVRAAKKELQKVERQMDKISEKETKLHAQIADNATDFGKVAKLDAELRDLVAQREELEMRWLELAEDA, from the coding sequence ATGGCAGTCAATCTGGTCAACGTCGAGAACGTCTCGAAGGTCTACGGCACCCGTGCCCTCCTCGACGGCGTCTCCCTCGGCGTACAGGAAGGCGACCGGATCGGCGTCGTGGGACGCAACGGAGACGGCAAGACCACCCTCATCCGCATGCTCGCCAAGCTGGAGGAGTCCGACACCGGACGCGTCACCCACAACGGCGGCCTGCACCTGGGCGTACTCACCCAGCACGACTCGCTCGACCCGAAGGCCACCGTCCGGCACGAGGTCATCGGCGACATGGCCGACCACGAGTGGGCGGGCAGCGCCAAGATCCGCGACGTACTCACGGGGCTGTTCGGCGGGCTCGACCTGCCGGGCTTCCCGCAGGGACTCGACACCGTGATCGGCCCGCTCTCCGGCGGCGAGCGGCGCCGTATCGCGCTCGCCCAGCTGCTCATCGCCGAGCAGGACCTGATCGTCCTCGACGAGCCGACGAACCACCTCGACGTCGAGGGCATCGCCTGGCTCGCCCAGCACCTGCGGGCCCGCCGCTCCGCCCTCGTCTGCGTCACGCACGACCGCTGGTTCCTCGACCAGGTCTGCACCCGCATGTGGGACGTGCAGAAGGGCGACGTCTACGAGTACGAGGGCGGCTACTCGGACTACGTGTTCGCGCGCGCCGAGCGTGAGCGGATCGCCGCGACCGAGGAGAGCAAGCGGCAGAACCTGATGCGCAAGGAGCTGGCCTGGCTGCGCCGCGGCGCCCCCGCCCGCACCTCCAAGCCGCGCTACCGCATCGAGGCGGCCAATGAGCTGATCGCGGACGTCCCGGAGCCGCGTGACAAGAGCGAGCTGATGAAGTTCGCGAACGCCCGCCTCGGCAAGACGGTCTTCGACGTCGAGGACGTCACCGTCCAGGCCGGCCCGAAGGTGCTGCTCAAGCACCTGACCTGGCAGCTCGGCCCCGGCGACCGCGTCGGCCTGGTCGGTGTGAACGGCGCGGGCAAGACGTCCCTGCTGCGCGCCCTCGACGAGGCCGCCCGCAGCGAGGGCGACGTACAGCCGGCCGCCGGAAAGATCGCCGTCGGCAAGACGGTCCGCCTCGCCTATCTCTCGCAGGACGTGACCGAACTCCCCGCCACGCTGCGGGTGTTGGAGGCCGTCCAGCAGATCCGTGACCGCGTCGACCTCGGCAAGGGCCGCGAGATGACCGCGGGACAGCTGTGCGAGCAGTTCGGCTTCGCGAAGGACAAGCAGTGGACGCCGGTCGGCGACCTGTCCGGTGGCGAACGCCGCCGCCTTCAGATCCTGCGCCTCCTGATGGACGAGCCGAACGTCCTCTTCCTCGACGAGCCGACGAACGACCTCGACATCGAGACCCTCACCCAGCTCGAGGACCTGCTCGACGGATGGCCGGGCTCGATGGTCGTGATCTCCCACGACCGGTTCTTCCTGGAGCGCACCACCGACAACACGTACGCCCTGCTCGGCGACGCCACCCTGCGGATGCTGCCGCGCGGCGTCGACGAGTACCTGGAGCGCAGGCAGCGGATGATCGAGGCCGCGTCGCCCGCCCCCGCGGCCGCACCGGCCGCGGCCGAGAAGGTGGGGCCCTCCGCGGCCACTGGGTCTTCTAAAGATGTACGCGCCGCGAAGAAGGAACTCCAGAAGGTCGAGCGGCAGATGGACAAGATCTCCGAGAAGGAGACCAAGCTGCACGCGCAGATCGCCGACAACGCCACCGACTTCGGGAAGGTCGCGAAGCTCGACGCGGAGCTGCGTGATCTGGTCGCGCAGCGCGAGGAGTTGGAGATGCGCTGGCTGGAGCTCGCCGAGGACGCGTGA
- a CDS encoding 4-(cytidine 5'-diphospho)-2-C-methyl-D-erythritol kinase produces MTSDTSVTVRVPAKVNVQLAVGGARPDGFHDLANVFLAVGLYDEVTVSEADAFELTCTGPGSGQVPLDRTNLAARAAYALAARHGLGEPTIRIHIAKDIPVAGGMAGGSADAAGALVACDALWGTNASREELLDICAELGSDVPFSLVGGAALGTGRGEKLELLDVGGEFWWVFAAADGGLSTPAVYREFDRLSPDAPDPVAAPALLEALRTGDVEALAATVTNDLQPAALSLFPSLKDTLDAGTSAGALAALVSGSGPTTAFLAADEASARRVAAGLAEAGVCRTARVASSPAPGATLL; encoded by the coding sequence GTGACATCGGATACGTCGGTGACCGTACGCGTACCCGCCAAGGTCAACGTCCAGCTCGCGGTCGGCGGCGCCCGCCCCGACGGCTTCCACGACCTGGCGAACGTGTTCCTGGCCGTGGGCCTCTACGACGAGGTGACGGTGTCGGAGGCGGACGCCTTCGAACTCACCTGCACGGGACCCGGTTCCGGCCAGGTCCCCCTGGACCGTACGAACCTGGCCGCGCGCGCCGCGTACGCCCTGGCGGCGCGGCACGGCCTCGGTGAACCCACCATCCGTATCCACATCGCCAAGGACATCCCGGTCGCCGGCGGCATGGCGGGCGGCTCCGCGGACGCGGCGGGCGCGCTCGTGGCCTGCGACGCGCTCTGGGGCACGAACGCGTCCCGTGAGGAACTCCTCGACATCTGCGCCGAGTTGGGCAGCGACGTGCCGTTCAGCCTGGTCGGCGGGGCGGCGCTCGGTACGGGGCGGGGCGAGAAGCTCGAACTCCTCGACGTGGGCGGGGAGTTCTGGTGGGTGTTCGCGGCGGCGGACGGCGGCCTGTCGACCCCGGCCGTCTACCGCGAGTTCGACCGCCTCAGCCCCGACGCTCCCGACCCCGTCGCCGCGCCCGCCCTTCTGGAGGCGCTGCGCACCGGCGACGTCGAGGCGCTCGCGGCCACGGTCACGAACGACCTCCAGCCCGCGGCGCTCTCCCTCTTCCCGTCCCTGAAGGACACGCTTGACGCCGGTACGTCGGCGGGGGCGCTGGCCGCGCTGGTCTCCGGCTCGGGCCCGACGACGGCGTTCCTCGCGGCGGACGAGGCCTCAGCGCGACGCGTGGCCGCGGGCTTGGCGGAGGCGGGCGTGTGCCGCACGGCCCGCGTGGCCTCCTCCCCGGCCCCGGGCGCGACACTCCTCTGA